In Takifugu flavidus isolate HTHZ2018 chromosome 5, ASM371156v2, whole genome shotgun sequence, the following proteins share a genomic window:
- the mlxip gene encoding MLX-interacting protein isoform X2: protein MFSRQEYRHPPAIIKQENEDDSDIDETNLVLRRSDGMECQIIHSGHFMVSSPHSEHPPKKGYDFYTVNKQTCQTYHFGKASMSHISIDASLTKLFECMTLAYSGKLVSPKWKNFKGLKLLWRDKIRLNNAIWRAWYIQYVEKRDNPVCHFVTPLDGNVDADVHPPAEATESQCWKTRIKIVIREYHKWRTYFKKRLQKHKDDDLSVLLEDEETTARRVSRRSNDTPTPMEMDPIFDMDLLMSEFSDTLFSTLASHQPISWPNLKDVAHAGNADMIQPGLIPLQPNLDFMDSFDPLQDLFHSLRPPIFPSVSPTASSVSPLPSSSSQSQAQLMPPMPLPSNHMSAPSPAPPSMTGQTSRTVGSDGDAAFVQTYIPLFSAPVAAPDHTVPQPLSQVPLAQCLSDQDAAASALTDPSQGGEAAAPSVITHTATSTVTPSDAATTFCHGPNYGSLSTPVPPPPSPLQHLVSMPGATVQQAHSFTVPHPIRPSSKNPSVQRIALSNAVPSPHLILTAPFSGPANAVIVTPPLKADAAPNTGLVIAPRLGGATGFRVVSRSQKTPQPIVPKESRKSPKHSSSAVQGQPGSDEGSPCGLDQVPSPGSLISSSSTPLVKNEQKQSRRSTHISAEQKRRSHINIGFKTLCSLVPTLKTQSNISNAVTLQKTVEHIGKLQQERQQLQEEVKRLREEIEELNSSINSCQEQLPATGVPVRQQYFDHTQEFNDYIKARTLQNWKFWIFSIIIKPLFDSFNRMVSTTSREELCQTTMRWLDRYCSLPVLRPMVLSSLLQLSTATSILNNPSMLPEEATQAVTRRDS from the exons ATGTTCTCACGGCAAGAGTACCGTCATCCGCCGGCGATCATAAAGCAGGAGAATGAAGACGACTCGGACATCGACGAGACAAACCTGGTCCTGAGGAGGTCAGATGGGATGGAGTGTCAGATCATCCACAGCGGACACTTCATGGTGTCTTCGCCCCACAGCGAGCACCCTCCCAAGAAAGGCTACGACTTCTACACTGTAAACAAACAGACCTGTCAGACCTACCATTTCGGAAAGGCCAGCATGTCGCACATCTCTATCGACGCCTCGCTGACAAAACTTTTTGAATGCATGACTTTAGCGTACAG CGGCAAGTTGGTGTCTCCAAAATGGAAGAACTTCAAAGGGCTGAAACTGCTGTGGAGAGACAAGATACGCCTGAACAACGCTATATGGAGAGCCTGGTACATACAGT ATGTGGAAAAGAGAGATAACCCCGTGTGCCACTTTGTGACTCCGCTCGACGGTAACGTGGACGCAGACGTCCACCCACCCGCTGAA GCTACAGAGAGCCAATGTTGGAAGACCAGGATTAAAATAGTCATAAGAGAATACCACAAGTGGAGAACATACTTCAAGAAACGG ttacagaaacacaaagatgaCGACCTCTCAGTCCTGCTTGAG GATGAAGAGACCACGGCGCGACGCGTGTCTCGCCGTAGCAACGATACGCCCACTCCGATGGAGATGGACCCCATCTTTGACATGGATTTGCTGATGTCTGAGTTTTCAGACACGCTTTTCTCCACTTTGGCCTCGCACCAGCCCATATCGTGGCCCAATCTCAAGGATGTCG CTCACGCAGGGAATGCTGACATGATCCAGCCTGGACTCATCCCTTTACAACCCAACTTGGACTTTATGGACTCCTTCGATCCACTACAAG ACTTATTTCACAGCCTCCGCCCGCCCATCTTCCCCTCTGTTTCCCCCACTGCATCGTCTGTCTCCCCTctacccagcagcagctctcagtcACAG GCCCAGTTAATGCCTCCCATGCCCCTCCCGAGCAACCACATGTCAGCTCcttcccccgcccccccctcgaTGACTGGCCAGACCAGTCGGACTGTTGGCAGCGATGGAGATGCTGCCTTTGTACAAACCTACATACCTCTGTTTTCTGCGCCCGTGGCGGCCCCTGATCACACGGTTCCTCAGCCGTTGTCCCAGGTTCCTCTGGCACAGTGCCTTTCAGATCAGGATGCCGCTGCCTCGGCGCTGACCGACCCCTCCCAAGGAGGCGAGGCCGCCGCGCCGTCCGTGATAACGCACACCGCCACCTCAACCGTCACGCCCAGCGATGCGGCCACCACCTTCTGCCACGGCCCCAATTATGGCTCCTTGTCCACCCCAGTTCCACCTCCGCCTTCACCACTCCAACACCTTGTTTCAATGCCGGGGGCCACAGTTCAGCAGGCGCACAGTTTCACTGTCCCTCACCCCATACGGCCGTCCAGCAAGAACCCCTCCGTCCAAAGGATCGCTCTTTCCAACGCCGTCCCCTCACCCCACCTCATCCTCACAG CCCCTTTCTCTGGTCCCGCTAATGCCGTGATTGTCACACCACCATTGAAAGCGGACGCGGCCCCCAACACAGGATTGGTTATCGCTCCTCGTCTCGGTGGG GCCACCGGGTTCCGCGTTGTGTCTCGGTCACAGAAGACTCCCCAGCCAATCGTCCCTAAGGAAAGCCGCAAAAGTCCAAAACATTCGTCAAGTGCCG TTCAGGGTCAGCCAGGATCGGATGAAGGCTCTCCGTGCGGGTTAGATCAAGTCCCAAGTCCAGGATCGCTGATCAGCAGCAGCTCGACACCTTTGGTGAAGAATGAACAAAAGCAG AGCCGCAGATCAACACACATATCTGCCGAGCAAAAGAGACGGTCCCACATCAACATTGGCTTTAAAACGCTCTGCAGCCTGGTTCCCACCCTGAAGACCCAATcgaat ATCAGCAACGCGGTCACCTTACAGAAGACGGTGGAGCACATCGGGAAGCtccagcaggagaggcagcagtTGCAGGAGGAGGTTAAGAGACTGCGAGAGGAAATCGAGGAGCTCAACTCCTCCATTAA CTCGTGCCAAGAACAGCTGCCTGCTACAGGGGTTCCCGTCAGACAACAGTACTTCGACCACACGCAAGAGTTCAACGACTACATCAAGGCCCGCACGCTTCAGAACTGGAAGTTCTGGATC ttcagcatcattatcAAGCCCCTCTTTGACTCATTCAATCGAATGGTGTCAACCACCAGCAGGGAAGAGTTGTGTCAGACCACCATGCGGTGGCTCGATCGGTATTGCTCCCTCCCGGTACTCCGGCCCA
- the mlxip gene encoding MLX-interacting protein isoform X1 encodes MFSRQEYRHPPAIIKQENEDDSDIDETNLVLRRSDGMECQIIHSGHFMVSSPHSEHPPKKGYDFYTVNKQTCQTYHFGKASMSHISIDASLTKLFECMTLAYSGKLVSPKWKNFKGLKLLWRDKIRLNNAIWRAWYIQYVEKRDNPVCHFVTPLDGNVDADVHPPAEATESQCWKTRIKIVIREYHKWRTYFKKRLQKHKDDDLSVLLEDPAEQFLLFGEISPDKLRVPLYQDEETTARRVSRRSNDTPTPMEMDPIFDMDLLMSEFSDTLFSTLASHQPISWPNLKDVAHAGNADMIQPGLIPLQPNLDFMDSFDPLQDLFHSLRPPIFPSVSPTASSVSPLPSSSSQSQAQLMPPMPLPSNHMSAPSPAPPSMTGQTSRTVGSDGDAAFVQTYIPLFSAPVAAPDHTVPQPLSQVPLAQCLSDQDAAASALTDPSQGGEAAAPSVITHTATSTVTPSDAATTFCHGPNYGSLSTPVPPPPSPLQHLVSMPGATVQQAHSFTVPHPIRPSSKNPSVQRIALSNAVPSPHLILTAPFSGPANAVIVTPPLKADAAPNTGLVIAPRLGGATGFRVVSRSQKTPQPIVPKESRKSPKHSSSAVQGQPGSDEGSPCGLDQVPSPGSLISSSSTPLVKNEQKQSRRSTHISAEQKRRSHINIGFKTLCSLVPTLKTQSNISNAVTLQKTVEHIGKLQQERQQLQEEVKRLREEIEELNSSINSCQEQLPATGVPVRQQYFDHTQEFNDYIKARTLQNWKFWIFSIIIKPLFDSFNRMVSTTSREELCQTTMRWLDRYCSLPVLRPMVLSSLLQLSTATSILNNPSMLPEEATQAVTRRDS; translated from the exons ATGTTCTCACGGCAAGAGTACCGTCATCCGCCGGCGATCATAAAGCAGGAGAATGAAGACGACTCGGACATCGACGAGACAAACCTGGTCCTGAGGAGGTCAGATGGGATGGAGTGTCAGATCATCCACAGCGGACACTTCATGGTGTCTTCGCCCCACAGCGAGCACCCTCCCAAGAAAGGCTACGACTTCTACACTGTAAACAAACAGACCTGTCAGACCTACCATTTCGGAAAGGCCAGCATGTCGCACATCTCTATCGACGCCTCGCTGACAAAACTTTTTGAATGCATGACTTTAGCGTACAG CGGCAAGTTGGTGTCTCCAAAATGGAAGAACTTCAAAGGGCTGAAACTGCTGTGGAGAGACAAGATACGCCTGAACAACGCTATATGGAGAGCCTGGTACATACAGT ATGTGGAAAAGAGAGATAACCCCGTGTGCCACTTTGTGACTCCGCTCGACGGTAACGTGGACGCAGACGTCCACCCACCCGCTGAA GCTACAGAGAGCCAATGTTGGAAGACCAGGATTAAAATAGTCATAAGAGAATACCACAAGTGGAGAACATACTTCAAGAAACGG ttacagaaacacaaagatgaCGACCTCTCAGTCCTGCTTGAG GACCCAGCGGAGCAGTTTTTGCTGTTTGGGGAAATCTCTCCAGACAAGCTTCGTGTCCCCCTTTATCAGGATGAAGAGACCACGGCGCGACGCGTGTCTCGCCGTAGCAACGATACGCCCACTCCGATGGAGATGGACCCCATCTTTGACATGGATTTGCTGATGTCTGAGTTTTCAGACACGCTTTTCTCCACTTTGGCCTCGCACCAGCCCATATCGTGGCCCAATCTCAAGGATGTCG CTCACGCAGGGAATGCTGACATGATCCAGCCTGGACTCATCCCTTTACAACCCAACTTGGACTTTATGGACTCCTTCGATCCACTACAAG ACTTATTTCACAGCCTCCGCCCGCCCATCTTCCCCTCTGTTTCCCCCACTGCATCGTCTGTCTCCCCTctacccagcagcagctctcagtcACAG GCCCAGTTAATGCCTCCCATGCCCCTCCCGAGCAACCACATGTCAGCTCcttcccccgcccccccctcgaTGACTGGCCAGACCAGTCGGACTGTTGGCAGCGATGGAGATGCTGCCTTTGTACAAACCTACATACCTCTGTTTTCTGCGCCCGTGGCGGCCCCTGATCACACGGTTCCTCAGCCGTTGTCCCAGGTTCCTCTGGCACAGTGCCTTTCAGATCAGGATGCCGCTGCCTCGGCGCTGACCGACCCCTCCCAAGGAGGCGAGGCCGCCGCGCCGTCCGTGATAACGCACACCGCCACCTCAACCGTCACGCCCAGCGATGCGGCCACCACCTTCTGCCACGGCCCCAATTATGGCTCCTTGTCCACCCCAGTTCCACCTCCGCCTTCACCACTCCAACACCTTGTTTCAATGCCGGGGGCCACAGTTCAGCAGGCGCACAGTTTCACTGTCCCTCACCCCATACGGCCGTCCAGCAAGAACCCCTCCGTCCAAAGGATCGCTCTTTCCAACGCCGTCCCCTCACCCCACCTCATCCTCACAG CCCCTTTCTCTGGTCCCGCTAATGCCGTGATTGTCACACCACCATTGAAAGCGGACGCGGCCCCCAACACAGGATTGGTTATCGCTCCTCGTCTCGGTGGG GCCACCGGGTTCCGCGTTGTGTCTCGGTCACAGAAGACTCCCCAGCCAATCGTCCCTAAGGAAAGCCGCAAAAGTCCAAAACATTCGTCAAGTGCCG TTCAGGGTCAGCCAGGATCGGATGAAGGCTCTCCGTGCGGGTTAGATCAAGTCCCAAGTCCAGGATCGCTGATCAGCAGCAGCTCGACACCTTTGGTGAAGAATGAACAAAAGCAG AGCCGCAGATCAACACACATATCTGCCGAGCAAAAGAGACGGTCCCACATCAACATTGGCTTTAAAACGCTCTGCAGCCTGGTTCCCACCCTGAAGACCCAATcgaat ATCAGCAACGCGGTCACCTTACAGAAGACGGTGGAGCACATCGGGAAGCtccagcaggagaggcagcagtTGCAGGAGGAGGTTAAGAGACTGCGAGAGGAAATCGAGGAGCTCAACTCCTCCATTAA CTCGTGCCAAGAACAGCTGCCTGCTACAGGGGTTCCCGTCAGACAACAGTACTTCGACCACACGCAAGAGTTCAACGACTACATCAAGGCCCGCACGCTTCAGAACTGGAAGTTCTGGATC ttcagcatcattatcAAGCCCCTCTTTGACTCATTCAATCGAATGGTGTCAACCACCAGCAGGGAAGAGTTGTGTCAGACCACCATGCGGTGGCTCGATCGGTATTGCTCCCTCCCGGTACTCCGGCCCA